From the Rhodoferax sp. WC2427 genome, one window contains:
- a CDS encoding MaoC family dehydratase N-terminal domain-containing protein: METHTLADWIGRSETVADTATPTPYAALSATLDWPADRPAPGTPLPSLWHWLYFLPLHRQSDIGADGHAKRGGFMPPVPLPRRMWAGSDFVFHQPLLVGDTLERTSTIADVQEKTGRTGSLVFVKVRHEVRRNGSHEVALTEHHNIVYRAAASPDDIAPPPALAPATAAWSRAIVPDDVLLFRYSALTFNGHRIHYDRQYVTTVEGYPGLIVHGPLIATLLMDLLRRQLPEVRVRQFAFKAVRPTFDIHPFSVHGEPSADGKTIHLWGRDHEGFLTMDATAILE; the protein is encoded by the coding sequence ATGGAGACACACACATTAGCCGACTGGATAGGCCGCAGCGAGACGGTGGCCGACACCGCCACCCCCACACCGTATGCCGCCCTGTCGGCCACATTGGACTGGCCCGCCGACCGGCCCGCGCCCGGCACACCCCTGCCCAGCCTGTGGCATTGGCTGTACTTTTTGCCGCTGCACCGCCAGTCGGACATCGGCGCCGACGGCCACGCCAAGCGCGGCGGCTTCATGCCCCCGGTGCCGCTGCCCCGGCGCATGTGGGCGGGCAGCGACTTTGTGTTCCACCAGCCGCTCCTGGTGGGCGACACGCTGGAGCGCACCTCCACCATTGCCGACGTGCAGGAGAAAACCGGGCGCACCGGCAGCCTGGTCTTCGTCAAGGTGCGCCACGAAGTGCGCCGCAACGGCAGCCACGAGGTCGCCTTGACCGAGCACCACAACATCGTCTACCGCGCAGCCGCCTCGCCGGACGACATAGCCCCGCCCCCCGCATTGGCTCCGGCCACCGCCGCCTGGAGCCGCGCCATCGTGCCCGACGACGTGCTGCTGTTCCGCTACTCGGCCCTGACCTTCAACGGCCACCGCATCCACTACGACCGCCAGTACGTCACCACGGTCGAAGGCTACCCCGGCCTGATCGTGCACGGCCCGCTGATTGCCACCCTGCTGATGGACCTGCTGCGCCGCCAGCTGCCCGAAGTACGGGTACGGCAGTTCGCTTTCAAGGCGGTGCGGCCCACCTTCGACATCCACCCGTTCTCGGTCCACGGCGAGCCGTCGGCCGACGGAAAAACTATCCATCTGTGGGGGCGTGACCACGAAGGTTTTCTCACCATGGATGCCACCGCCATCTTGGAGTAA